The sequence GACCTGGTGGTACGGCTGCCGCTGGTGCGGGGCGGCGCCGCCGACGTGGCGCTGGAACAGGAGTGGCTGCCTCGGCTCGCCCCTCTCCTGCCCGTGGCCGTGCCCGAGGTGCTCGCGGTCGGGAAGCCGGCCGAGGAGTATCCGTGGGCCTGGTCGGTCCTGCGGTGGCTGGACGGACGCACTCCCGAGGCGGGTGCGCTGACCGACCCCGTCGCGCTGGCACGGGACTTGGCGGCGTTCGTGGCGGCGATGCGGAGCGTGTCCCTCCCGGGTGCGCCGGCCGCCTACCGCGGCGGGCCGCTCTCCGCGCTCGACGCGCCCACCCGTACGGCGATCGCCGCGCTGCGCCACCTCCCCCAGGAGAACGTCGACTGCGACGCCGTGGCCGCGATATGGGACGACGCGCTGGGCGCCCCGGGCCCTGACGGTCCCCCGGTCTGGCTGCACGCCGACCTGATGCCCGGCAACCTGCTCGTCGACGGCGCCGGCCGGCTGACCGCGGTGATCGACTTCGGCTGCACCGGAGCCGGCGACCCCGCCTGCGACCTCATCCCGGCGTGGAACCTCCTCCCCGCCCCCGCCCGGCACGCCTTCCGCGACACCCTCGCCGTCGACACCCCCACCTGGCACCGCGCCCGCGCCCGAGCCCTCTCCCAGGCCCTGATCGCCCTCCCCTACTACCGCACCACCAACCCCACCATGGCCCACAACGCCCGCCACGTCATCCGAACAGTGACCCAGCACCCCTGAGCACGTACGGCCCTTTCCGTGCTCGCCCCGGCAAGAGCCGCGGCAGGCCATCCACACGCCGCAAAACCCCTGGCCCCCGGGGCACTTCGGAGAGCCAGGGTCTCCCGCTCACCCGAGTTGGATGCTGAGCTGGGTGCCCAACTCCCTGAAGCCGAGCGCGAGCGCCACCTGTCGGGAGGCCGGCACCCGTGCCCGCCATTGGGGCAGCAGGCCGGCGGCGAGCGCATGTGCGGTTGCCGCGGAGCCCACGACCCTCGCCAGGCCCCGCCGCCTCCACGCCGGTGCGGTCAGCACGCCGATGTGGGCGGTCCGCCGCGGCCAGGTCCGGTAGCCGGCGGCGGCGACCACCTGCCCATCGGCGCGGACCACGAACGCGGGCGAGGTGATCTCGTCCAGGCCGGCCTCCTCGGTGTCCTCCCGGCCCGCCAGCTTCTCCAGGTTCCGCAACTCCGCGTGGTCTCCCGGACGTTGCTCCGCCGACCGCACGCTGTCCGCCACCGGACGGAACCCGGCCGCGGAGACGTACGCCAGCGCCGCCGGACCGAGCACTCTTGCCACCGGCAGCACCTCGCGAACGGCCTCCGCATTGGCGACGGCCGTCGCCGCTAGCTCGGCGAACGCGTCACGAACGATCGCGGCGGCCTGCCGGCCGGGCGCGGTCACCAGCGCGGAGCCTCCCAGCACCACCACCCCGACCCATCCCGCCGGGCAGAACCGCGACTCCGGCGAGGTGACCACCCGCACGCCCTCACCGGACGGGAACGACACCGGCACCGCGGCCAGTTGCTCCCACAGTCCGCGGGCGCTGTCCAGCAGGGGGTCCGGCACAGGTCTTGTCGACATATTCCGATCATGCCAGCCTTGACCCTCGGGTGCCCGAACCGGTGGGTCAGCGGAGCGGTTTGCGGGCCTCGATCAGGAAGCGGGTCGAGTGGGCCACGAACGGGCCCTCGGCGGCGATGAGTTCGTGCAGGTCGCGCAGCCGGTCGCGGTAGCGCTCGACGGTGAAGTCGGGCACCATCCAGATCACCTTGCGCAGGAAGTACACCATCGCGCCGACGTCGTGGAACTCCATCCGCAGCCGTTCGTAGCGCAGGTCGAGCACGTCGAGACCGGCCTCGGCGGCGGCCGCCCTCGCCGTGTCGGGGTGGCGCGGGCCGCGGTCGGCGTGGGGCTGCGGGCCGAGGAAGAACTCGTACACCTCCACGGCGCTGTCCGGGCCGACGTGCTGGGAGAAGTAGGTGCCGCCCGGCCGCAGCACCCGGGCGATCTCATGCCACCACGCCGTGACCGGGTGACGGCTGGTGACCAGGTCGAACGCCTCGTCCGCGAAGGGCAGCGGCGGCTCGTCGGCGTCGGCGACCACGACCGCGCCGCGCGGGTGCAGCAGCGCGGTGGCCTTCGCGACGTTCGGCGGCCAGGACTCGGTCGCGGCCATCACCGGCGGGAAGGACGGCGCGCCGGCCAGCACCTCGCCACCGCCGGTCTGGATGTCCAGCGCGGCCGAGGCCCGGCCCAGCCGCTCCGCCATCAGCCGCTGGTATCCCCACGAGGGACGCTGCTCGCTCGCCCGCCCGTCCAGCCAGGA comes from Streptomyces sp. NBC_00448 and encodes:
- a CDS encoding aminoglycoside phosphotransferase family protein yields the protein MSAGQMHPDQHPIGDDLVRRLVAGQFPRWSGRTVRRLASGGTVNAMYRLGDDLVVRLPLVRGGAADVALEQEWLPRLAPLLPVAVPEVLAVGKPAEEYPWAWSVLRWLDGRTPEAGALTDPVALARDLAAFVAAMRSVSLPGAPAAYRGGPLSALDAPTRTAIAALRHLPQENVDCDAVAAIWDDALGAPGPDGPPVWLHADLMPGNLLVDGAGRLTAVIDFGCTGAGDPACDLIPAWNLLPAPARHAFRDTLAVDTPTWHRARARALSQALIALPYYRTTNPTMAHNARHVIRTVTQHP
- a CDS encoding GNAT family N-acetyltransferase; this translates as MSTRPVPDPLLDSARGLWEQLAAVPVSFPSGEGVRVVTSPESRFCPAGWVGVVVLGGSALVTAPGRQAAAIVRDAFAELAATAVANAEAVREVLPVARVLGPAALAYVSAAGFRPVADSVRSAEQRPGDHAELRNLEKLAGREDTEEAGLDEITSPAFVVRADGQVVAAAGYRTWPRRTAHIGVLTAPAWRRRGLARVVGSAATAHALAAGLLPQWRARVPASRQVALALGFRELGTQLSIQLG
- a CDS encoding class I SAM-dependent methyltransferase, with the translated sequence MNRTFDDLVAEADAVSVAGWDFSWLDGRASEQRPSWGYQRLMAERLGRASAALDIQTGGGEVLAGAPSFPPVMAATESWPPNVAKATALLHPRGAVVVADADEPPLPFADEAFDLVTSRHPVTAWWHEIARVLRPGGTYFSQHVGPDSAVEVYEFFLGPQPHADRGPRHPDTARAAAAEAGLDVLDLRYERLRMEFHDVGAMVYFLRKVIWMVPDFTVERYRDRLRDLHELIAAEGPFVAHSTRFLIEARKPLR